AAAAAAATTGATTATTATTTCATTCTAATATTTTTTCAGCCATATTTTTACCAAGTTCGTCACATTTTTGATATTTATCGTCATCAGGAGAATGTTTAGCTTCAATTACAGGTTTTAATAATTCAAATTTATTATTATTAGAAAACTTCTTAATACCTTTAACTCCTCCTCCACTCCAACTATAAGAACCAAATATGCCTAAATAACGATCAGATAGCTTTCTATTTGCAAGAGCACTTAATAAACTTTCTACCGGTGGAAAAACTTTAGTATTATAAGCACAACTACCGATTATTACCCCTTTATATTTCCAAATATCACTAATCATATAAGAATTATCTGATCTAGCAGCATCATAAACAACTACATTTTTTATTCCATTTTCTGCGATAGACCGGGCTATTCTTTCAGCCATTAATTTAGTATTTCCATACATTGAACCATAAACTACAACTACTCCATCTTCAGCTTGATGACTGCTTAATCTATCATAAAAATCAATAATATATTCAGGATTTTCTCTCCAGACAGGGCCATGAGTGGAAGCCACTACTTCAATAGATAAATCCGAAAGTTTATCTAAAGCTTTTTGAACCATTCTGCTGTATTTACCAACTATATTAGAAAAATATCTAATTATTTCATCATCATAATAATCAGTATCAATTTCATCATCAAAAACTCCACCATTAAGTGCTCCAAAACTACCAAAAGCATCACCAGAAAAGAGTACTTTATCTTTAGTATCATAAGTCATCATAGTTTCTGGCCAGTGAACCATAGGTGTTAAATGAAATTCTAATTTTCTATTACCTAAATCTATTGTATCTCCATTACCTACTATTTCTAATCCTTCACTAATATTATAAAAACCTTCAAGAAAATCAACTGTTTTCTTGTTACCTACTATTTTTAATTCAGGATATCTTTCTTTTATAGCTTTTATATCTCCTGAATGGTCAGGTTCCATATGATTAATTACCAAATAATCAAGTTTTTTATCTCCTAAAATATCTTCAATCTTTGCAATATAAGAATCATGAAAGTTAGATTTAACTGTATCAATTAAGGCAGTTTTTTCATCAACTATTAGATAGGAGTTATAGGAAATTCCTTTTTCTAAGGGCCATAAAGCTTCAAAAATATCAGTTTCTCTATCATTAACACCTACCCAATAGATGTCATCATTTAATTTTACACTACGATTCATAAAAACTCTCCTTTCAATTTATAAAATAATAGTTTATATTTTGTTCTAAATTACTTATTCAAGAATATTAAAGAAAATCCTTCAAAAAAAATAATCCTGTAATCTTACAGGATTATAATAAATTAAATTTATATTTTATTTTAGTAAAACTTACGCTTTAACATTTTTACTTCCAGGTTTATTAATTGGAATTCCCTGTTCACATAGTTTACATTCATTTTTTTTATATGAATCAACTTTTAATTTAAGTAGTGGTTTAAAAGGATAATTAAACTTTACTTCTCCATTGCTTCTATCTACTAAAGAACTAATTCCTACAATATCAGCCTTAGAGCCTTCTAATAGTTCAACCACTTCTCTAACAGAACCACCAGTGGTAACAACGTCCTCGACAATTAATACCTTTTCCCCTTTTTTAACTTCCAAATTTCTTCTAAATTTCATTTTCCCATTTTTTCTTTCACTAAATATATTTCTTAACCCCATCTTTGAGGCAACTGCATAAGAAATTACTATACCACCAATTGCAGGTCCTACTACTAAGTCAATATCTTCCTCTTCCCAAATTTCAGCTATTTCAGCAGCTAATTTATTAGTATACTCAGGATATTGAAGTATCTGAGCACACTGTAAATAAGTATCTGTATGTCTCCCAGAACTTAATTCAAAATGACCTGTTTGAATAACATTAGTTTTTTTGAATAATTCAATAATTTCTTTTTGATTCAAAATATTACCCCCTCTTTTATTTATGAGCCTCTCCAATAATTTCGCTAATATTTTCAATATTATTTTCTTCTA
The Halanaerobiales bacterium genome window above contains:
- a CDS encoding FprA family A-type flavoprotein — protein: MNRSVKLNDDIYWVGVNDRETDIFEALWPLEKGISYNSYLIVDEKTALIDTVKSNFHDSYIAKIEDILGDKKLDYLVINHMEPDHSGDIKAIKERYPELKIVGNKKTVDFLEGFYNISEGLEIVGNGDTIDLGNRKLEFHLTPMVHWPETMMTYDTKDKVLFSGDAFGSFGALNGGVFDDEIDTDYYDDEIIRYFSNIVGKYSRMVQKALDKLSDLSIEVVASTHGPVWRENPEYIIDFYDRLSSHQAEDGVVVVYGSMYGNTKLMAERIARSIAENGIKNVVVYDAARSDNSYMISDIWKYKGVIIGSCAYNTKVFPPVESLLSALANRKLSDRYLGIFGSYSWSGGGVKGIKKFSNNNKFELLKPVIEAKHSPDDDKYQKCDELGKNMAEKILE
- the pyrE gene encoding orotate phosphoribosyltransferase, producing MNQKEIIELFKKTNVIQTGHFELSSGRHTDTYLQCAQILQYPEYTNKLAAEIAEIWEEEDIDLVVGPAIGGIVISYAVASKMGLRNIFSERKNGKMKFRRNLEVKKGEKVLIVEDVVTTGGSVREVVELLEGSKADIVGISSLVDRSNGEVKFNYPFKPLLKLKVDSYKKNECKLCEQGIPINKPGSKNVKA